The following DNA comes from Longimicrobium sp..
CTCCCGCCAGCGCGGCGGCGATCGCGCGGTTCACCCGGGCGCGCGCCTCCTCCGCGGACGGTGCGGCGGCGGGGAGCCGACTGCCGCGCGCTCCATCTCCATCATCTCCATCCCGATTATCCCCATCTCCATCATCCCCATCTCCATCTTCCGCGACGTCTTCCATCCGCGGCGTTCCCGCGAGGAGCGCGACCGCGGCGGCTTCGTTGGCGAAGCGCTGCATCCACGCCCCGTCGCCGCCGTGCTCCGCGACCGCGGCGCCGGAGAGCGCGAGGCGCGATGCGTCGTCCCACAGCATCCGGGCGCGCGCGGCGGCGGCGGTCGCGAGGATGCCGTCGAGCAGCGCGGCGAGCGCGGCGCTCTCGGCAGGCACCTCCTCGACTCCGAACGACTCGGGAAGCGGGAGAGGGAGGACCGGCCCGGCGGACGGGGGAAGCGGCGCGGCGGCGGGGATGTAGCCGCGCGGCGCGGGGAGCTCGAGGAGTGCGTCGATGGAGAGCGTGGGCATGCCGGATTCGAGAAGGCGCGGCGCCCGTGGGGCGCCGCGCCGTGGCCGCGGGTCAGGTGCGCTCCGGGTCGCGGATGCCGCGGAGGCGGTTCCAGGCGAAACCCGCGCGCAAGTTGTGTGCGAGCAGGGGGATAGGGAGATTGGCTACCGCGACAAGGGTTGGAGGCGCTCACCCACCCAGGTGGCGAGTTCTCCCTCGCTTACACCTCCTGCGGCAAGCTGCTCGAATATCAACACAGCCTCGGCTTCGGTCGCTCCCAGCCGAAATCCATTCCTTCTAAGGAATACGAGCAATGCGGCCAAGCCGACACGCTTGTTCCCGTCGATGTAGCCGTGGTTCTTCACAAGCGCAAAGGCATAAGCTGCAGAAAGTTCAGCAATCCCGCACTCCTCGCCGGCATAAGCGAAACGGTTCAGCGGACGGGCGAGTGCCGACTCGATGAGGGCCGAATCGCGCACGCCGTGCGAGCCGCCGTGCTCGTCGATCAGCGCGGCGTGCATCGCGTCGACCGACCGGCGACCCAACCAGTTCGGCTCCGGAATGCTCACTTGGCAAGTTCACGGAAGGCGTTGCGGAACTCGCGCCGCACCTCCTCGAACGCCGCCATTGTCTCCTCGAACTCTGGATCGTACGGCGTTACCACATACTCGCCGTTCCGTTTCACGAAGAACAGCGTGTCCCCGATGTCCGCGTGGATCTCATCGAGGAATTCCTTCGGAAACGTAGCGCCCGCCGATCCACCCATCCGGCGAAGCTGGATCTTGTGCATGCTCAACCTCCAAGTGGTAGTTCCTGACATCTAGTATAACATTAGTATCACCAAGGCGCGAGTGCCCGGAGGTGCCATATCTCTCACGATATCACCGGAACGCCGGCGCAAGCACTCGTCCGTCGATCGCCTCGGTGGGGTTCACGCCGAGGGCGCGGGCGAGCGTGGGGGCGATGTCGGCGGTGCGCGCGAAGACGTCGTATCTGCCGGGGCGGAAGGGCGCGCCGTAGAAGATGATGGGCACGTGCGTGTCCAGGTCGCTGGGCGAGCCGTGCTCGGCGAACGGGCGGTTGCCCCACGCGAAGCCCGGGCGCAGCGTGACCGCCGCGTAGAACGGCAGGTCGCGCGGCACCATGTGCACCCAGCGGCGCGCCACCGCGTCGTTCACGGTGTCGCCGCGGGCCAGGTCGGCGAGGAGATCGGCGCGGAGCACGCCGGGGATGGAGCGCGCCAGGGCGACGAACTCGCTCGCCACCGCGTTCGGGTCGCGGCCGGCGTGGACCAGCGCGGCCGGGTCCAGGCGCAGCAGGCCGCCCTCCTCGAACGCCATCGCCGCCGCCGGCACGCCGTAGCGCGTCGCGGTGTCGCGCAGCCAACGCAGGAGCGCGGCGTCGCTCACGTGCATGGCGGCGGCGTGCGCGGGGTCGGCCACCTCGGGGAACGGGGTGACGCCGTGGTCCGCGGTGAGGGCGACGACCACGGTGGACGGGTCGCGGCCGGCGTAGACGGAATCCAGGAACGCGCCCAGCCAGCGGTCCAGCCGCAGGACCTGGTCGTGGATCTCGCGCGAGTCGGGGCCGTACGCGTGGCCCACCGCATCGGTGGAGGAGAGCGAGACCGCCAGCACGTCGGTGGCCGGGCCGTCGCCCAGCCGCATCTCGCGCAGCCCGGCGAGCGCCATCTGCAGCGTCACCGAGTCCATCTGCGGAAACGACGGGAACGCGGCGGCCGCGCTGTCCGGCGTGGACGGGAACGGGTGCGGAAAGACGCTCCGCCCCCGGTTCTCGATCGCCACGTCGTCCTTCTCCGCGTAGCGCGAGGCGGGTTCGGCGAGGTCCCACGCCTTCCCCGCGTATCCCTGCGGCAGGCGGCGCGCGTTGAAGGCGCGCACCCACGCCGGGAGGGTGTCCGCGTAATAGGTGCTGGTGACGAACGATCCGTTGGGCGCGTACCAGAACACGCTCTGGTGCGCGCGCCCCAGCGGGAGGATGGCGCCGCGATCCTTGCGCGACACCGAAAGCGCACGCGAACGCGGATCGTTCGTGCGGATCCAGTCGAACAGCACGCTGCCGCGGAAGCGGAAGGGCGACGAGCCGACGGAGTCGTAGCCGACGAGCCGCGTCTGCGGATCGGGGTTCACCCCCGAGCTGTTGCTGACGATGCCGGTGCCGCGCGGAAAGCGACCGCTCATCACCACGGAGTGCCCGGGCGCCGTCTCGGTGATGGCGTGGTCCTGGTGCGCGTCGGTGAACACCGCGCCGCCGCCGTACAGCCGCGCCAGCCCGCCGGTGAGCTGCCCCGGCCAGCGCGTGAAGTAGTCCGGCCGCATCTGGTCCACGGTGATGAACACCAGCAGCCGCGGCGTCGGCGCGGGCGGCGCGCTCTGGGCGGCGGCCGGCGCGGCGCACCCGGCCAGCGCGCAGGCAAGGGCAAGGCGGCGGAGCATGACGAAACGTCTCCGGGTCGGGAGATGGAAAGCCGCGTGTGGGGCGAATCCGCGCAACCTAGCGCCCGCCGCGCGGGGATGCCAAGCGTGCGTGCGGATGCGCATCCGCGGGGGGGAGGGCGAATGGAATTCGCGGCAACAACGGCCCGAAGTCCGCCTGCGCGGACTGCTGCCAGACTTTCTTCCCGGTTCAGGAAAGCTCGCTCACGCCACGCAAGACGTTCACACCGAATCGGGATCGTAGCGGCGGCCGAAGGAGCCTGCATGGCGTGAGCGAGGCCTCCCGATCGCCCGGATACCTGGCGGGGAGTCCGCGAAGGCGGACCTCGGGCCGTTGTTGCCGCGAGTTCATTCGCCTTCCCCCCAGCCTCGCCCGCACGCACGAAATCCATCTACCCGCCCGGCGCCCCGATCCGTACCTTCGAATCATCCGCTTCTCCCGAAATCCCCATCCCCCGCCCTTCCATGAACGTCGCGCAGAACCTGGAGCGCTCGGCACGGCTGTTCCCCGGGCACACCGCCATCGTGTTCGAGGGGCGCGCGCTCACCTACGCGGAGCTGGAGGCGGGGGCGAGCCGGGCGGCGCACGGGCTGCAGGCGCTCGGCGTCGCGGCGGGGGATCGTGTCGCGCTCTTCCTCCCCAACATCCCCGAGTTCGCCGTCGCCTACCTGGCGGCGCAGAAGCTGGGCGCCGTGGCCGTGTCGGTGAACGCGCTGCTGAAGACGGACGAGCTGCGCTACGTGCTGGGCGACAGCGGCGCGGCGGTCGTCTTCACCACCGCCTTGCTGCTCCCGGAGCTGGCGCCCCTGCGCGGCGAGCTGGCGGCATTGCGCGACGCCGTCGTCTGCGAGGGCGAGGCGCCGGGCGAGCGCACGCTGGGCGGCCTGTGCGACGGCCGGCCAGACCGCTTCCGCGCGCGGGAGATGGAGCGCGACGACCCGGCGGCCATCCTCTACACCTCGGGAACGACGGGAAAGCAGAAGGGCGCCGTCCTCTCGCACGGCAACGTGGTCTCCAACTACCACGCCACCTGCCACTGCGTCGGCTCGCGCCCGGGCGACCGTCACGCGCTCTTCCTTCCGCTCTTCCACTGCTTCGGGCAGGACTTCATCCTGAACGCGGCGCTGCACTCCGGCGGCACCGTCCTCCTCCATCGCCGCTTCGATCCCCAGGCCACGCCGGCACTGCTGCGCGAGCAGGGGATGACGCATTTATACGCCGTCCCCACCATCTACATCTACCTGCTGAACGCCGGCATCACCCCCGCGGACATGCCGGCGCTGCGCTACTGCTTCTCCGCCGCGGCCACCATGCCGGTGGAGGTCGCGCGCCGGTGGCGGGACGTGTTCGACCTCCCCGTCTTCGAGGGCTACGGGCTGACGGAGACGAGCCCGTTCGCGGCGTACAACCACGAGTACGCGCACCGGCCCGGCTCCATCGGCACGCCCATCGAGAACGTGGAGATGCGCGTCGTGGGCGCGGACGACGGCGAGGTGGCGGACGGCGAGTGGGGGGAGATCTGCATCCGCGGGCCCAACGTGATGCTGGGCTACTTCGGCCGCCCCGCCGACTCGGCCGAGGCGCTGCGCGGCGGGTGGTTCCACACCGGCGACGTGGGGTACCGCGACGCAGACGGTTTCTTCTGGCTGGTGGACCGGGTGAAGGACATGATCAACGCGGCCGGGTTCAAGGTGTGGCCGCGCGAGGTGGAAGAGGTGCTGTACACGCATCCGGCCGTAAAGGAGTGCGCCGTCGTCGGCATCCCCGACGAGGTGAAGGGCGAAGCGGTGGCCGCGTTCGTCATCCTCCAAGCCGCCGCCTCGGCCACGGCGGGCGACGTGGAGGCGTTCTGCCGCGAGCGGATGGCGGCGTACAAGGTCCCGCGCCAGGTCCACATCGTCGACTCCATCCCCAAGAGCCCCACGGGAAAGATCCTGAAGCGCATGCTGCGGGAGGAGTAGACGGGGGATGAATCCTCATCCGCGCGGACCTCTCCCTCTCGTCGGGTCTTTCGGGGGATTCGGCATAAGCCGTGTGCGTCCAACGCATTAGCCGAGGGGTTGACGCGGGGTGGCAATGCTGATAACTTATCGGCGCGCAACGAGTTAGCTCGTTGCGTTTTTGCGCCCGTAGCTCAGCTGGATAGAGCGTCTGACTACGGATCAGAAGGTCGGGAGTTCGAATCTCTCCGGGCGCACTCAGAACGACACGATGAAGCCCCGGCAGCGGACACGCTGCCGGGGCTTTCGTTCGTCCCTGCCGGGTGGGATGGTTTCATCCGGCTCCCGTGCTCGAGTGCGGAGCGTGGACCGGCTTCGACTCGGGCGAGCCACGCTGGCGCAGCACGATGGACAGGAGCACGACCGCCAGCACGGAAAGGAACTCGCTCTGCCAGTTCTGGAAGCTCTCGAACCAGAAACGTGGCGTGCCCAGGTACCCGAGCGCGGTCACCGCCGTCCCGCCGTGCGCGAGCTGGTCCTGGCTGTACTCCGCGGCGCCCCCGATCGCGTGCCCCGCGAAGCAGAGCAGGAACACCACGAAAAGCACCAGGCTCAGGGAGTTTTCGTATGCCTTCAGCACCCACCCGCCCCGGCGGACCGGCCAGGGCGCGCCGGCATCCCCGGCATGGTCCCGGGGGTCTTCGTCGCCTTCGCCTCCATCCCCCGTCGGGGTACCGTCGGGTTTGCGAGACTCGGCCGACCCCCGCTGCACCAGGAACGCCGTGAGGAAGATGAAGGCGCTCATCTGCAGGAATTCCGACTCCCAGTTCTCGAAGGTCGCTTCGTAGAACGCGCCCGTGGTCAGATACTTTCCGAAGCCGACTTCCTGCTGTCCGTGGTCCGCCTGATCCTCGTTGTAGACCTTGAACCCCGTGAACGCCTGACCCGCCAGGGCGAGAACGAAGAGTGAGGCGGCCACCAGGCTCAGGCCATTGTCGCGCAGCTTGCGGGTCACAGGTTGGTCGGGTTCATGGGGAACAGGTGCTTCTTCCAGTCCTGGCGAACTTCGAGAGCGAATCACCTGCGTCGACCGTGCACGTGTCGGAACGGGAACATGCACGGCACGTGCCCTACGCCGCCTGCAACCCGGGCGTGTGCCTCAGCCCCGGCTCTTCTTCGCGCGGCGAGGCAGGCGGATCAGAAGATCGGGAGTTCGATTCGAATTCTCTCCGGCGTACCTTCCACGTCGACGTCGCTTGTCCATGTTGGATGGGACGGGTTGCCGGGATAGCTTTACGCGACAGCGGAGCCTGCCACCTGCGTCATCCACGTTCCCGAAGCCATGAAGAAACTCTGGATCCTTCTCCTGCTGCTTGCGCCCGCGCCGGGCCGGGCGCAGACCCACGCCGACTCGGCTCTGATCGGCCGGATCCTGGTGGCGGAAGACCGGCGTGACTCCACCGACGCGGCCATCGCCCTGGGGCTGCGGCACGCCGACCCGCGCGTGCGGCTGATCGCCGGCCGGGCGCTGGGGCGGATCCGCGACCCGCTCTTCGCCGCGCGCGATTCGCTGCCGCCGCCGACCCCGCCTCCCGCGTGGCCCGAGCCGGCGTGGCGGCTTCGCTA
Coding sequences within:
- a CDS encoding type II toxin-antitoxin system death-on-curing family toxin → MSIPEPNWLGRRSVDAMHAALIDEHGGSHGVRDSALIESALARPLNRFAYAGEECGIAELSAAYAFALVKNHGYIDGNKRVGLAALLVFLRRNGFRLGATEAEAVLIFEQLAAGGVSEGELATWVGERLQPLSR
- a CDS encoding alkaline phosphatase family protein — protein: MLRRLALACALAGCAAPAAAQSAPPAPTPRLLVFITVDQMRPDYFTRWPGQLTGGLARLYGGGAVFTDAHQDHAITETAPGHSVVMSGRFPRGTGIVSNSSGVNPDPQTRLVGYDSVGSSPFRFRGSVLFDWIRTNDPRSRALSVSRKDRGAILPLGRAHQSVFWYAPNGSFVTSTYYADTLPAWVRAFNARRLPQGYAGKAWDLAEPASRYAEKDDVAIENRGRSVFPHPFPSTPDSAAAAFPSFPQMDSVTLQMALAGLREMRLGDGPATDVLAVSLSSTDAVGHAYGPDSREIHDQVLRLDRWLGAFLDSVYAGRDPSTVVVALTADHGVTPFPEVADPAHAAAMHVSDAALLRWLRDTATRYGVPAAAMAFEEGGLLRLDPAALVHAGRDPNAVASEFVALARSIPGVLRADLLADLARGDTVNDAVARRWVHMVPRDLPFYAAVTLRPGFAWGNRPFAEHGSPSDLDTHVPIIFYGAPFRPGRYDVFARTADIAPTLARALGVNPTEAIDGRVLAPAFR
- a CDS encoding long-chain fatty acid--CoA ligase, with the translated sequence MNVAQNLERSARLFPGHTAIVFEGRALTYAELEAGASRAAHGLQALGVAAGDRVALFLPNIPEFAVAYLAAQKLGAVAVSVNALLKTDELRYVLGDSGAAVVFTTALLLPELAPLRGELAALRDAVVCEGEAPGERTLGGLCDGRPDRFRAREMERDDPAAILYTSGTTGKQKGAVLSHGNVVSNYHATCHCVGSRPGDRHALFLPLFHCFGQDFILNAALHSGGTVLLHRRFDPQATPALLREQGMTHLYAVPTIYIYLLNAGITPADMPALRYCFSAAATMPVEVARRWRDVFDLPVFEGYGLTETSPFAAYNHEYAHRPGSIGTPIENVEMRVVGADDGEVADGEWGEICIRGPNVMLGYFGRPADSAEALRGGWFHTGDVGYRDADGFFWLVDRVKDMINAAGFKVWPREVEEVLYTHPAVKECAVVGIPDEVKGEAVAAFVILQAAASATAGDVEAFCRERMAAYKVPRQVHIVDSIPKSPTGKILKRMLREE
- a CDS encoding DUF6766 family protein, which encodes MTRKLRDNGLSLVAASLFVLALAGQAFTGFKVYNEDQADHGQQEVGFGKYLTTGAFYEATFENWESEFLQMSAFIFLTAFLVQRGSAESRKPDGTPTGDGGEGDEDPRDHAGDAGAPWPVRRGGWVLKAYENSLSLVLFVVFLLCFAGHAIGGAAEYSQDQLAHGGTAVTALGYLGTPRFWFESFQNWQSEFLSVLAVVLLSIVLRQRGSPESKPVHAPHSSTGAG